In Fimbriimonadales bacterium, the following are encoded in one genomic region:
- a CDS encoding type II secretion system protein, producing the protein MKNRKYAFTIAELLVSISIVLALAVLLFGVITKAINRAKSTVCISNLKQIGEAMMLYKNDYVDYPPNTLYSKGLLPYFGFKVPKCPINDDPKNPDYYLHANFKGWAGELLKNDKECYEQRRDMYPIAHDQNHATVLAAFTTGERRFYLFLRENGAVGRINCAQMEKFFANPELFPCPNASFWSNF; encoded by the coding sequence ATGAAAAACCGAAAATATGCTTTTACGATTGCGGAACTTTTGGTCAGCATTAGCATCGTTCTCGCATTGGCTGTTCTTTTGTTCGGTGTTATCACGAAGGCAATCAATCGAGCGAAATCGACAGTGTGCATCTCGAATCTCAAACAAATAGGCGAAGCGATGATGCTCTATAAGAACGATTATGTGGATTATCCCCCCAATACCTTATATTCGAAAGGCTTATTGCCCTATTTTGGATTCAAAGTGCCTAAATGTCCCATAAACGACGACCCGAAAAATCCGGATTATTATCTGCACGCGAATTTCAAAGGTTGGGCTGGAGAACTGTTGAAAAATGATAAGGAATGTTATGAACAGCGGCGTGATATGTACCCAATCGCACACGACCAAAATCACGCAACTGTTTTAGCAGCATTCACTACGGGTGAAAGACGCTTCTACTTGTTCTTGAGGGAGAACGGAGCAGTCGGTCGTATCAATTGTGCGCAAATGGAAAAGTTCTTTGCGAATCCAGAACTTTTCCCGTGTCCGAATGCATCGTTTTGGTCGAATTTTTAA
- the gatB gene encoding Asp-tRNA(Asn)/Glu-tRNA(Gln) amidotransferase subunit GatB: protein MRYVLSIGMEVHAELLTRTKMFCRCTNAFGGEVNTRICPVCLGLPGSLPVINKKAVEYVLKTALALNCQIARRSLFHRKNYFYPDLPKGYQISQYGETNPIGYSGWLDIPIRSEENRIREEEHAGRKGEPPVPKGMKRVRIRRVHLEEDTGKLLHLPGGGSGVDYNRSGVPLMEIVTDFPPDMHSAEEAKEYLQMLRLTLIYLGVCDGKMEQGSLRCEPNISIAPEGSEALGVKTELKNLSSFRAVMLGIQHEAERMRRALETGHSLKQETRGWDEERETSYVMRTKEYEEDYRYFVDPDLPPMEFSEETIEQLRASLPELPMEKRRRYIEDLKLSEYDAGLLIEEPAWANFFDESVKLGGAPKAVCNWMNGDFARLLNEHRQTVESTKITPSHIVDLVKLIESNRISGKVGKEVFEQSFMTGKMPSQIVEERGLVKISDESALVAIVREVLAENSDVVEKYRSGKIGVKGFLVGQVMKKTNGRADPEIVNRILEEELAK from the coding sequence GTGCGATATGTTTTGAGCATAGGCATGGAAGTGCATGCCGAATTGCTTACCCGGACGAAGATGTTCTGCCGATGTACGAACGCATTCGGCGGCGAGGTCAATACGCGCATCTGTCCGGTCTGCTTGGGGTTGCCAGGTTCTCTGCCCGTTATCAACAAAAAGGCAGTGGAATACGTTCTAAAGACAGCACTCGCCCTAAACTGCCAAATCGCTCGAAGAAGCCTCTTTCACCGAAAAAATTATTTTTATCCTGACTTACCGAAAGGCTATCAGATTTCCCAGTACGGAGAAACGAATCCCATCGGCTACTCCGGGTGGCTGGACATCCCTATCCGTTCGGAGGAGAATCGAATTCGTGAAGAAGAACACGCTGGGCGAAAAGGCGAACCTCCCGTACCCAAAGGGATGAAGCGCGTTCGCATTCGCCGCGTGCACTTGGAAGAAGACACTGGGAAACTGCTCCATCTTCCCGGTGGAGGTAGCGGAGTGGATTACAACCGCTCTGGTGTTCCCCTGATGGAAATCGTTACGGATTTCCCCCCCGATATGCACAGCGCAGAAGAAGCGAAAGAGTATTTACAAATGCTCCGTTTGACGTTAATTTATTTAGGAGTTTGCGATGGAAAAATGGAGCAAGGCAGTTTACGTTGCGAGCCGAACATTTCGATTGCTCCGGAAGGAAGCGAAGCGTTAGGAGTTAAAACGGAATTAAAAAACCTCAGTTCCTTTCGTGCGGTGATGCTCGGAATTCAACACGAGGCAGAAAGAATGCGTCGTGCTTTGGAGACGGGGCATTCCTTGAAACAAGAGACTCGCGGCTGGGACGAAGAGCGCGAAACGAGTTACGTGATGCGCACCAAAGAATACGAAGAGGATTATCGTTATTTCGTAGACCCGGATTTGCCTCCTATGGAGTTTTCGGAAGAAACCATCGAACAGCTTCGCGCATCTCTTCCGGAACTGCCTATGGAAAAACGAAGGAGATATATCGAAGATTTGAAACTCTCGGAATACGACGCCGGACTTTTGATCGAGGAACCGGCTTGGGCGAATTTTTTCGACGAATCGGTAAAGTTAGGGGGGGCACCCAAAGCCGTATGCAATTGGATGAACGGCGATTTTGCTCGGCTTTTGAACGAGCATCGGCAGACTGTCGAAAGCACAAAAATCACTCCTTCGCATATCGTAGATTTAGTAAAACTTATCGAATCGAATCGCATCAGCGGAAAAGTCGGAAAAGAAGTATTCGAACAATCTTTTATGACCGGCAAAATGCCATCGCAAATCGTTGAAGAGAGGGGTTTGGTAAAAATTTCGGATGAATCTGCTCTCGTCGCTATTGTGAGGGAGGTTTTAGCGGAAAACTCGGATGTAGTTGAGAAGTACCGTTCGGGTAAGATCGGGGTTAAGGGTTTTTTGGTTGGTCAAGTTATGAAAAAAACGAACGGTCGAGCCGACCCGGAAATCGTGAATCGAATTTTAGAAGAGGAATTAGCGAAATGA